A part of Olleya sp. Bg11-27 genomic DNA contains:
- the kdsA gene encoding 3-deoxy-8-phosphooctulonate synthase, with protein MILQDIPKIKHTDSNNFFLLCGPCAIEGEDMAFRIAEKVLTITNKLEIPYIFKGSFKKANRSRIDSFTGIGDEKALEILAKVSEKFDVPTVTDIHEVSDAAKAAQYVDVLQIPAFLVRQTDLVVAAAKTGKVVNLKKGQFMSPEAMKHAVQKVKDAGSDKAWITDRGTMFGYQDMIVDFRGIPTMRQYAPTVLDVTHSLQQPNQSAGVTGGRPDMIETIARAGIVNNVDGLFIETHFDPANAKSDGANMLHLDNLEALLSNLTAIRKLVTTF; from the coding sequence ATGATACTTCAAGATATTCCTAAAATAAAACATACAGATAGTAACAATTTCTTTTTGCTTTGTGGGCCTTGCGCTATCGAAGGAGAAGATATGGCCTTTAGAATTGCAGAAAAAGTGCTAACGATTACTAACAAGCTTGAAATCCCTTATATTTTTAAAGGAAGTTTTAAAAAAGCTAACCGTAGTAGAATTGATAGTTTTACGGGTATTGGTGACGAAAAGGCTTTAGAAATTTTAGCTAAAGTTTCTGAAAAATTTGATGTCCCAACTGTTACTGATATTCATGAAGTTAGTGATGCTGCAAAAGCGGCACAGTATGTTGATGTCTTACAAATCCCTGCTTTTTTAGTACGTCAAACAGACCTTGTCGTTGCTGCTGCTAAAACGGGAAAAGTAGTCAACCTTAAAAAAGGACAATTTATGAGTCCTGAAGCTATGAAGCATGCGGTACAAAAAGTAAAAGACGCGGGAAGTGATAAGGCTTGGATTACAGATCGCGGAACTATGTTTGGTTACCAAGATATGATTGTAGACTTTAGAGGCATCCCAACGATGCGTCAATACGCACCAACAGTATTAGATGTAACACACTCTTTACAGCAACCAAATCAAAGTGCTGGTGTAACAGGTGGACGTCCAGATATGATCGAAACGATTGCACGTGCGGGAATTGTTAATAACGTAGACGGTTTATTTATAGAAACGCATTTTGATCCTGCTAATGCTAAAAGTGACGGTGCAAACATGCTACATTTAGATAACTTAGAAGCCTTATTAAGTAACTTAACGGCTATTAGAAAACTAGTCACTACTTTTTAG
- a CDS encoding DUF1801 domain-containing protein yields MNPAEDYILKQSEPYRSILLHLQMVVEHTLPEVELKYKWRLPCYYLGKRPICYMNKSKDYVDVGFWHSAYITKHLEHLVSENRKVVKSLRYKSLKAVDDIVLVDILKEVYACKDESFYKR; encoded by the coding sequence TTGAATCCTGCGGAAGATTATATCTTAAAGCAATCGGAGCCTTACCGCTCTATTTTGTTGCACTTGCAGATGGTTGTTGAGCATACATTACCAGAAGTAGAATTAAAATACAAATGGCGTTTACCTTGTTATTATTTAGGTAAACGCCCTATTTGTTATATGAATAAATCCAAAGATTATGTCGATGTTGGATTTTGGCACTCGGCATACATTACTAAACATTTAGAGCATTTGGTAAGTGAAAACCGTAAGGTTGTAAAGTCACTGCGCTATAAATCTTTAAAAGCGGTGGACGATATTGTCCTAGTCGATATACTTAAAGAAGTCTATGCTTGTAAAGATGAAAGTTTTTATAAAAGATAA
- a CDS encoding winged helix-turn-helix domain-containing protein, translated as MSIITNINKVFDHRIRLGIMSVLMVNEYADFKTLKELLGATDGNLASHTKALEKSEYIIVEKQFIDRKPNTRYSVTKLGQAEFKKHINALEKLIKKQ; from the coding sequence ATGAGCATAATAACTAACATCAATAAAGTATTTGACCACAGAATTAGACTTGGTATCATGTCTGTTTTGATGGTTAATGAATATGCCGATTTTAAAACACTAAAAGAACTACTTGGTGCCACAGACGGAAACTTAGCCAGTCACACTAAAGCGCTTGAAAAATCCGAATATATTATAGTAGAAAAGCAATTTATAGATCGCAAACCCAATACTCGTTATAGTGTTACTAAATTAGGTCAAGCCGAATTTAAAAAACATATCAACGCACTTGAAAAATTAATCAAAAAACAATAA
- a CDS encoding DUF4173 domain-containing protein, giving the protein MKHLLLIIASLCFSTLFYQQSIGLNLSLFSIISIGILWWHNKPQFKNQTTIIYASIYVITAILIFIHGTALAIFTNIFSFFILIGCVSSNKNSIYVQWINGFYSVIAGYFHRKFDNKDIPEQTILKKDIDILHWAKLVGIPLVFIIIFILLYKNGNPIFEDVITKINFDFINLQWILMTVLGYFLFNNISQPATIEPATTLDLNTANLLIERKNTSEEKNKKDNQLGTTLLAFLNVLIVFYSITDLMYLLTNTVDSANHLSMQVHNGINALIASIVIAILTILFFFRSDLNFYKKNKAIKNLAYLWIGLNIILIVLISIKNYQYVSAFGFTYKRLGVFAYLLLAFFGLITTFIKVFKIKNLWYLFRVNTQIAFAICILSATINWDYSITEFNINNAKVLDITYLIHLKGNNSPLLKTYAQQYKLSEPINTQINQKWTTHNQNLSLMNWQEYSLENFTNTTKGYH; this is encoded by the coding sequence ATGAAACACCTCCTTCTCATTATTGCCTCGCTATGTTTTAGCACATTGTTTTACCAACAAAGCATTGGTTTAAACCTAAGTCTGTTTTCCATAATTAGTATAGGAATATTATGGTGGCACAACAAACCACAGTTTAAGAATCAAACCACTATAATCTATGCATCTATATATGTAATAACCGCCATTCTAATATTTATACATGGTACTGCTTTAGCTATATTTACTAATATCTTTTCGTTTTTTATCTTAATAGGATGCGTATCATCCAACAAAAATTCGATTTACGTACAATGGATTAATGGCTTTTACTCTGTGATTGCAGGTTATTTTCATCGCAAATTTGATAATAAAGACATTCCAGAGCAAACCATTTTAAAAAAAGACATTGATATTTTACATTGGGCAAAACTGGTCGGTATCCCGTTAGTATTCATCATTATATTTATATTACTTTATAAAAATGGGAACCCAATATTTGAAGATGTAATTACCAAAATTAATTTCGACTTTATCAATCTTCAATGGATCCTTATGACTGTATTGGGTTATTTTTTATTCAATAACATTAGTCAACCAGCCACAATAGAACCTGCCACCACTTTAGATTTAAATACCGCTAACCTATTAATTGAAAGAAAAAATACGTCCGAAGAAAAAAACAAAAAAGACAATCAACTAGGGACTACTCTACTTGCGTTTCTTAATGTTCTGATTGTATTTTATAGCATTACAGATCTGATGTATTTGTTGACTAATACAGTTGATAGTGCCAACCATTTATCGATGCAAGTACACAATGGTATTAATGCTTTAATAGCTTCCATTGTCATAGCCATCCTTACTATTTTATTCTTTTTTAGAAGTGATTTAAATTTCTACAAAAAAAATAAAGCTATTAAAAATTTAGCCTATTTGTGGATTGGGTTAAACATTATACTAATTGTATTGATTTCAATTAAAAACTACCAATATGTCTCTGCATTTGGCTTTACCTATAAACGTCTTGGCGTTTTTGCTTACTTATTATTGGCCTTTTTCGGCTTGATTACCACATTTATAAAAGTATTTAAAATTAAAAATCTATGGTATTTATTCAGAGTAAATACTCAAATCGCTTTTGCTATTTGCATTTTATCTGCTACTATAAATTGGGACTATTCAATTACAGAATTCAATATTAATAACGCCAAGGTTTTAGACATCACCTATCTCATACATCTCAAAGGAAACAACTCCCCGTTATTAAAGACCTATGCGCAACAATACAAATTATCAGAACCTATCAATACTCAAATTAATCAAAAATGGACAACACACAACCAAAACCTATCTCTTATGAATTGGCAAGAATATAGTTTAGAAAATTTTACTAATACAACTAAAGGTTATCACTAA
- a CDS encoding Coq4 family protein, producing the protein MKKQRKQLIAWLFKVTQHIYTTYFKTNQPWGIKKEQLLEYSPNTFGHHLGLFLDSNGFELIPKVERHDAYHVMTGYNSNEEDEIALQYLCFGNGKRSLYLFGVIAIGSIILPEYWKYYLKSYRIGKNANTFYNLDYKGLLNTSISNLRGSIFINLNY; encoded by the coding sequence ATGAAAAAACAACGTAAACAATTAATCGCTTGGCTTTTTAAAGTCACACAACATATTTACACGACCTATTTTAAAACTAACCAACCTTGGGGTATTAAAAAAGAGCAATTACTAGAATACAGCCCTAATACTTTTGGTCACCATTTAGGATTGTTTTTAGACAGTAATGGATTTGAATTAATTCCTAAAGTAGAACGTCACGACGCCTATCACGTGATGACTGGTTATAATAGTAATGAAGAAGACGAAATTGCTTTACAATACCTCTGTTTTGGAAATGGAAAACGTAGCTTATACCTATTTGGTGTTATTGCAATTGGCTCTATAATATTGCCCGAATACTGGAAATACTATCTAAAATCCTATCGTATTGGTAAAAATGCCAATACCTTTTACAACTTAGATTACAAAGGGTTACTTAATACCTCTATTAGTAATTTACGTGGTTCCATTTTTATTAATTTAAACTATTAA
- a CDS encoding vancomycin high temperature exclusion protein, producing MKKQIIRGIKLTVLLVLAVLLANFHITYNAEGKLYNTIDTIPKNRVGLVLGAGKYVGHSNHVNLYYKYRLEAAFLLYQNKKIEYLLISGDNSTVDYDEPSTFKQDLMQLGVPEDKIILDYAGFRTLDSVVRAKKIFGLNSFTIISQQFHNERAIYLAENNDLNVIAFNAKAIKGRYGLRTKVREYLARTKAIIDVVINKQPKFLGPKIEI from the coding sequence ATGAAAAAACAGATCATCCGTGGCATCAAATTAACCGTCCTTTTAGTACTTGCTGTTTTACTAGCTAATTTTCATATTACTTATAATGCCGAAGGAAAACTGTATAATACTATTGACACTATTCCTAAAAACAGAGTTGGTTTAGTACTAGGCGCAGGTAAATATGTTGGTCATAGTAACCATGTCAATTTGTATTACAAATACCGTTTAGAGGCTGCCTTCCTACTCTATCAAAATAAAAAAATAGAATACCTTTTAATCAGTGGAGATAATAGCACCGTCGATTATGACGAGCCTTCCACTTTTAAACAAGACCTGATGCAGTTAGGTGTCCCTGAGGATAAAATAATACTGGACTATGCCGGATTTAGAACATTAGATTCGGTAGTCAGAGCTAAAAAAATATTTGGGTTAAACAGCTTTACAATCATATCACAACAATTCCATAACGAACGTGCTATCTATTTAGCCGAAAATAATGACTTAAACGTCATAGCCTTTAATGCAAAAGCTATTAAAGGGCGTTACGGACTTCGTACAAAAGTTAGAGAATATTTAGCCAGAACCAAAGCTATTATAGACGTCGTAATTAACAAACAACCTAAATTTTTAGGTCCTAAAATTGAAATATAA
- a CDS encoding DUF2809 domain-containing protein — translation MTLKFNPLFTLLTFTLLIIEIAIAYFLKDGFIRFTVGDFLASILVYCAIKSIFKMKAIQIAITALIISFTIEFAQLINLLDFLNLRTNKLASIILGSHFSIEDLIAYALGIITIYFIDITYISNENH, via the coding sequence ATGACACTAAAATTTAATCCCTTATTTACACTCCTAACGTTTACATTATTAATAATAGAAATAGCTATTGCTTACTTTTTAAAAGACGGTTTTATACGTTTTACTGTAGGCGATTTTCTAGCCTCTATTTTAGTGTATTGCGCAATAAAAAGCATTTTTAAAATGAAAGCTATACAGATTGCGATAACGGCTCTAATTATTTCCTTTACTATCGAATTTGCTCAATTAATTAACCTACTTGATTTTTTAAATTTAAGAACAAATAAATTAGCATCTATAATCCTTGGAAGTCATTTTAGCATTGAAGATTTAATCGCTTACGCTTTAGGCATCATAACCATCTATTTTATAGATATAACCTATATTTCAAATGAAAACCATTAA
- a CDS encoding DUF1361 domain-containing protein — protein MKTIKQFISAETKTLSVLILLSSFSILLLLFRIKLTQSHYFLFLVWNLFLAGIPYVISSYLNTLKRINTSSLMVISTIWLLFLPNAPYIITDLFHLRYSSTHLIWLDTLIIVVFAITGLFLFFKSVLTMERIVKTYVEKKAVTFMFPFLFILVGFGVYLGRFLRFNSWEVINKPWVIITTIFKILTQPRTHSAAWLFTICFGLFLGVFYYVFKVLSFENKKAS, from the coding sequence ATGAAAACCATTAAACAGTTCATCTCCGCGGAAACAAAAACCCTTTCAGTACTAATACTATTATCTTCTTTTAGCATATTATTGCTCCTATTCAGAATAAAACTAACACAATCCCATTACTTTTTATTTTTAGTATGGAATCTTTTTCTGGCAGGAATCCCTTATGTTATCAGTAGTTATTTAAACACTTTAAAGCGTATCAACACCAGTTCACTTATGGTTATTAGTACTATTTGGTTACTGTTTTTGCCAAATGCACCTTATATAATTACGGATTTATTTCATTTACGTTATAGCAGTACTCATCTGATATGGTTAGATACTTTAATCATTGTTGTATTTGCAATTACGGGGTTATTTTTATTTTTCAAATCGGTATTGACAATGGAACGTATTGTTAAGACTTACGTCGAAAAAAAAGCGGTTACTTTTATGTTTCCCTTTTTATTTATACTCGTAGGTTTCGGCGTTTACTTAGGTCGTTTTTTACGGTTTAACTCTTGGGAAGTTATTAATAAACCTTGGGTCATAATCACTACCATTTTTAAAATATTAACACAACCTAGAACACACAGTGCCGCATGGTTATTTACAATTTGTTTTGGATTGTTTTTAGGTGTGTTTTATTATGTATTTAAAGTGCTGAGTTTTGAAAACAAAAAAGCTTCCTAA
- a CDS encoding carboxypeptidase-like regulatory domain-containing protein, with protein MKKLKFILPLLAMLFSFSCEKDNNIPLNQQQVDGLTSNPFMDNFGSSITARFIGTVVNEDNTPISGVTITIGSSMAITDANGVFSVEEAIVYEKFAYVKASKNGFIDGSRTLVPTDGVNQVAIMLLDIDPIATVASGQILNFDLPSGVSVELPGEYQTEFGYEYQGDVSVVIKHLNPDNDTMSLQMPGALIAENESGDLRVLETYGMIAVELVGENGEDLTMADETFATISIPVPTNATSLPATLPLWYFDEVYGYWKEEGFATLEGNKYVGEVSHFSFWNCDAPFAALEFCVTLQDSNGNPLPNNYVQLQRTVTGWNSYSGGYTDQNGLVCGLIPAEEALTLTITNYGCVGTNYIETIGSYSEDTNMTIIIPEATALTTNLLGIFNDCNGDAATNGYVQLFYNNVSSIIPITNGQLDLIIDYCATDTSFSAQFFDVTNGQSTDAVTGNFTTVTTDLGTQLSCTDLSDSDADGVLDLNEDLNGNNDLEDDDTDQDGIPDYLDTDDDGDGIETMDEDYDNDGNPMNEDSDGDQIPDYLDAQDVIVFNSEIYATNCDASNAQYDLTETYGVIYPNTDFSYFETQADAEASINVIINTSIYTNSSLLDELFVVTTNTTTNQSAIGQLDLLGLEFVDSDQDGIADCDEISGLDNGFGTCSPNGNITDPNDADSDDDGVNDCEEATAGTDPNDPLDF; from the coding sequence ATGAAAAAACTAAAGTTTATACTCCCATTATTAGCAATGCTATTTTCTTTTTCTTGTGAGAAAGACAATAATATTCCATTAAATCAACAACAGGTGGATGGTTTAACAAGCAATCCGTTTATGGATAATTTTGGAAGCAGCATAACGGCGCGTTTTATAGGTACGGTAGTTAACGAAGACAATACTCCAATTTCTGGAGTAACTATAACTATTGGATCCTCTATGGCAATTACAGATGCTAATGGTGTGTTTTCTGTAGAAGAAGCCATTGTTTATGAAAAATTCGCGTATGTAAAAGCAAGTAAAAATGGTTTTATAGACGGGTCTAGAACATTGGTGCCCACAGATGGTGTAAATCAAGTGGCTATTATGCTATTAGATATAGACCCTATTGCAACGGTTGCTTCAGGACAAATTTTAAATTTTGATTTACCTAGTGGGGTGTCGGTGGAGTTACCTGGAGAATATCAAACCGAATTTGGTTATGAGTACCAAGGCGATGTGTCTGTTGTAATAAAACATTTAAACCCTGATAACGATACTATGAGCTTACAAATGCCAGGTGCATTGATTGCTGAAAATGAAAGTGGAGACTTACGTGTTTTGGAAACTTATGGTATGATTGCGGTAGAGTTAGTTGGCGAAAATGGTGAGGATTTAACTATGGCAGATGAGACCTTTGCTACCATTAGTATTCCGGTACCGACCAATGCGACTAGTTTACCAGCAACACTACCCTTATGGTATTTTGATGAGGTTTATGGGTATTGGAAAGAAGAAGGCTTTGCTACTTTAGAGGGTAATAAATATGTGGGAGAGGTTTCGCATTTTAGTTTTTGGAATTGTGATGCGCCATTTGCAGCATTAGAGTTCTGTGTGACTTTACAGGATAGTAATGGTAATCCTTTACCTAATAATTATGTGCAATTACAAAGAACAGTTACAGGTTGGAATTCGTATTCTGGAGGTTATACAGATCAAAATGGATTAGTTTGTGGTTTAATTCCTGCAGAGGAAGCTTTAACGCTAACAATTACAAATTATGGCTGTGTTGGAACTAACTACATTGAAACTATTGGATCATATTCGGAAGATACAAATATGACTATTATAATACCAGAGGCCACTGCATTGACAACTAATTTGCTTGGTATATTTAATGATTGTAATGGTGATGCAGCAACAAATGGTTATGTACAATTGTTTTATAACAATGTATCCTCTATAATTCCAATAACAAACGGACAGTTGGATTTGATAATCGATTACTGCGCTACGGACACTAGTTTTTCTGCTCAATTTTTTGATGTAACAAATGGTCAAAGTACGGATGCAGTAACAGGTAATTTTACTACCGTAACAACAGATTTAGGAACACAGTTGTCTTGTACAGATTTATCAGATAGTGATGCTGATGGGGTTTTAGATTTAAATGAAGATCTTAACGGAAATAACGACCTTGAGGATGATGATACAGATCAAGATGGGATACCTGATTATTTAGATACAGATGATGATGGAGATGGTATAGAGACCATGGATGAAGATTATGATAATGATGGAAACCCAATGAATGAGGATAGTGACGGAGATCAAATACCAGATTATTTAGACGCTCAGGATGTTATTGTTTTTAATTCGGAAATTTATGCGACTAATTGCGATGCTAGTAATGCACAATATGATTTGACAGAAACATATGGTGTGATATATCCAAATACAGATTTTAGCTATTTTGAAACACAAGCAGATGCAGAAGCGTCTATCAATGTAATAATCAACACTAGTATTTATACTAATTCTAGCCTGTTAGATGAGCTGTTTGTGGTAACAACAAATACGACGACTAATCAGTCGGCAATAGGACAGTTGGATTTATTGGGATTAGAGTTTGTAGATAGTGATCAAGATGGTATTGCGGATTGCGATGAGATTTCTGGTTTAGATAATGGTTTTGGAACGTGTAGTCCTAATGGGAATATTACGGACCCAAATGATGCCGATAGTGATGATGATGGCGTTAATGATTGTGAAGAAGCAACAGCTGGAACTGATCCCAATGATCCATTAGATTTTTAA
- a CDS encoding NAD(P)-dependent oxidoreductase — translation MKFAIIKERKNPPDRRVVFSPKDLKQLKTNFPEAELVVESSDIRVFNDIDYQELGFQVSDNVSDADVMFGVKEVPIDALIPNKKYFFFSHTIKKQPYNRTLLKAILDKNIEMYDHETIVKQSGARLIGFGRYAGLVGAYNGFRALGLRDKLFVLPKVEQLKDLEAVKSELDKITVPNIKILLSGTGKVAKGAKEILDHLKIKEVSDALYLTSEFTEPVYCMVDVMEYSKRKDGKVGDKWAFYKDATGYESNFMPYAKQTDFFIAGHFFGDGAPYLFTRDDAKHPEFRIHLVADISCDIDGPVATTIRPSTIADPFYGYNPKTEKEVAFDDKEAITVMAVDNLPCELPKDASEGFGDMFLKHVIPAFFNGDADGVLKRAKITENGKLTKRFSYLQDYVDGKE, via the coding sequence ATGAAATTCGCAATAATAAAAGAACGTAAAAATCCACCAGATAGACGTGTGGTTTTTTCTCCAAAAGACTTGAAGCAATTAAAAACTAATTTCCCGGAAGCGGAGTTGGTTGTTGAGTCTTCAGATATCCGAGTGTTTAATGATATCGATTATCAAGAGTTAGGATTTCAAGTGTCTGACAATGTTTCAGATGCGGATGTTATGTTTGGTGTTAAAGAAGTGCCTATTGATGCTTTGATACCTAATAAAAAATATTTTTTCTTTAGTCATACTATAAAAAAACAACCTTATAATAGAACCCTTTTAAAGGCTATTTTGGATAAGAATATAGAAATGTATGATCATGAAACTATTGTAAAACAAAGTGGGGCAAGGTTAATTGGTTTTGGTCGTTATGCAGGATTAGTTGGTGCTTACAATGGATTTAGAGCTTTAGGATTACGGGATAAGCTATTTGTATTACCTAAAGTAGAGCAGTTAAAAGATTTAGAGGCTGTAAAAAGTGAGTTGGATAAAATCACAGTACCTAATATTAAGATCTTATTATCAGGAACAGGGAAAGTGGCAAAAGGCGCTAAAGAAATTTTGGACCACCTGAAAATAAAAGAAGTAAGTGATGCGTTATATTTAACGTCAGAGTTTACGGAGCCTGTGTACTGTATGGTTGACGTTATGGAGTATTCTAAACGTAAAGATGGTAAGGTTGGCGATAAATGGGCCTTTTATAAAGATGCAACAGGGTATGAAAGTAACTTTATGCCGTATGCTAAACAAACAGACTTTTTTATAGCTGGTCACTTTTTTGGAGATGGAGCACCTTATCTCTTTACAAGAGATGATGCTAAACACCCTGAATTTAGAATACACTTGGTGGCGGATATATCATGTGATATTGATGGCCCAGTAGCAACAACTATTAGACCATCGACTATTGCAGATCCTTTTTATGGATATAATCCTAAAACAGAAAAGGAAGTCGCATTTGATGATAAAGAGGCCATTACGGTTATGGCTGTAGATAATTTACCATGCGAGTTGCCAAAGGATGCCAGTGAAGGTTTTGGAGATATGTTTTTAAAACATGTCATTCCAGCGTTTTTTAATGGCGATGCGGATGGCGTTTTAAAACGCGCTAAGATTACCGAAAATGGTAAATTAACCAAACGATTTAGCTATTTACAAGACTATGTAGATGGAAAAGAGTAA
- a CDS encoding LytR/AlgR family response regulator transcription factor — translation MISCLIIDDDKKTVNFIKTVGNDFSEISFEEINENQEFAANTILKSKPEIVIINIESTKINFLEFLFEITQYSKNEPAFIALSSSKIKAFDSYKYNFSDFLLKPLNELSIRKSILKYKRRHPVKQIETICLKSYKDYQYLNINNILYLKADNNTTDFHMSDGKVISAYKTLKVFENLLPHAFLRIHKSYIINRNSISRIHYGKSMCIINNEHKIPFTKTFIGNIDLINTSLSKNTLVTLN, via the coding sequence ATGATAAGTTGTTTAATAATAGATGATGATAAAAAAACTGTTAATTTTATAAAAACAGTAGGTAATGACTTTTCTGAAATCTCATTTGAAGAAATCAATGAAAATCAAGAATTTGCGGCAAACACCATTTTAAAAAGTAAACCCGAAATTGTCATTATTAATATTGAATCTACTAAAATTAATTTTTTAGAATTCCTATTTGAAATAACTCAATATAGTAAAAACGAACCTGCTTTTATAGCTCTTTCATCTTCAAAGATTAAAGCTTTTGATTCCTATAAATATAACTTTTCAGATTTTTTATTAAAACCATTAAATGAGCTCTCAATAAGAAAAAGTATTCTAAAATACAAAAGAAGACACCCCGTTAAACAAATTGAAACCATTTGCCTTAAATCCTATAAGGATTACCAATACTTAAATATAAATAACATTCTTTATTTAAAAGCAGATAACAATACTACAGATTTTCATATGTCTGATGGCAAAGTTATAAGCGCCTATAAGACATTAAAAGTCTTTGAAAATTTATTACCCCATGCCTTTTTAAGAATTCATAAAAGCTATATCATTAATAGAAATTCTATTTCTAGAATTCACTACGGAAAATCGATGTGTATTATTAATAATGAACATAAGATTCCATTCACAAAAACATTTATAGGAAATATAGATTTAATAAACACATCGCTTTCAAAAAACACATTAGTTACATTAAACTAA